A single Anopheles arabiensis isolate DONGOLA chromosome 2, AaraD3, whole genome shotgun sequence DNA region contains:
- the LOC120898868 gene encoding cyclin-dependent kinase-like 1 isoform X3: MDKWFGEKRLWLFGNHLPLLPRSNLPFRWTSGESKAEGVIKAIQERSRGSSRMDRYEKLSRLGEGSYGVVYKCRDRETGSLVAVKRFVESEDDPAIRKIALREIRLLKNLKHPNLVCLLEVFRRKRRLHLVFEFCEHTVLHELERHPEGCPDNLTKQITYQTIQGVAYCHKQGCLHRDIKPENILLTAQGQVKLCDFGFARMLSPGENYTDYVATRWYRAPELLVGDTQYGTPVDVWAIGCVFAELVRGDALWPGRSDVDQLYLIRRTLGDLLPRHLAIFNQNEFFKGITLPVPPTLETLEAKMPSRTLANPLMMDFLKKCLDKDPAKRWSCERLATHPYFEDYITKQKEIEQTITLEQKQTGTRELKPKTSNTSLPQLPGTQESRVPQKNLFLRSDHHLPTI, translated from the exons ATGGACAAATGGTTCGGGGAGAAACGGTTGTGGTTGTTTGGTAATCATTTACCGCTACTACCACGCAG CAATCTACCCTTCAGATGGACATCCGGCGAGTCGAAAGCGGAAGGAGTTATAAAAGCCATACAGGAAAG ATCGCGCGGCAGCAGTAGGATGGACCGGTACGAGAAGCTAAGCCGGCTCGGCGAAGGATCGTACGGGGTGGTGTACAAGTGCCGGGACCGCGAGACGGGGTCGCTCGTCGCGGTCAAGCGCTTCGTCGAGTCGGAGGACGATCCGGCCATACGCAAGATCGCGCTGCGGGAGATACGCCTGCTGAAGAACCTGAAGCACCCGAACTTGGTCTGCCTGCTGGAGGTGTTCCGGCGGAAGCGTCGCCTTCATCTGGTGTTTGAGTTTTGCGAACACACCGTCCTGCACGAGCTGGAGCGACATCCGGAG GGCTGTCCAGATAATCTAACCAAGCAGATCACGTACCAAACCATCCAGGGTGTTGCCTACTGTCACAAGCAGGGTTGTCTGCACCGGGACATCAAGCCGGAAAACATCCTGCTTACGGCACAGGGACAGGTGAAGCTGTGCGATTTCGGTTTCGCTCGAATGCTTA GCCCCGGTGAAAATTATACAGACTATGTAGCAACGCGATGGTACCGAGCGCCGGAACTGCTGGTCGGCGACACACAGTACGGTACGCCGGTGGACGTGTGGGCCAtcgggtgtgtgtttgccgaGCTGGTGCGCGGTGATGCCCTCTGGCCCGGCCGCAGCGACGTCGATCAGCTCTACCTGATACGGCGCACACTCGGCGATCTACTACCTCGGCATCTGGCCATCTTCAATCAGAATGAGTTCTTCAAG GGTATAACGCTTCCCGTGCCACCGACACTGGAAACGCTCGAAGCCAAGATGCCATCCCGTACCTTAGCCAATCCGTTGATGATGGATTTTCTTAAG AAATGCTTGGACAAGGATCCCGCCAAACGCTGGTCCTGCGAGCGGTTGGCCACGCATCCGTACTTCGAAGACTACATCACCAAGCAGAAGGAGATCGAGCAGACGATTACGCTCGAGCAGAAGCAGACGGGCACGCGGGAACTGAAGCCGAAAACTTCGAACACCTCGCTACCGCAGCTACCCGGCACGCAGGAGTCGCGCGTCCCGCAGAAGAATCTGTTCCTGCGCTCCGACCACCACTTGCCAACCATCTAA
- the LOC120898868 gene encoding cyclin-dependent kinase-like 1 isoform X2 — MDKWFGEKRLWLFGNHLPLLPRSNLPFRWTSGESKAEGVIKAIQESMFVLSTLFSRSRGSSRMDRYEKLSRLGEGSYGVVYKCRDRETGSLVAVKRFVESEDDPAIRKIALREIRLLKNLKHPNLVCLLEVFRRKRRLHLVFEFCEHTVLHELERHPEGCPDNLTKQITYQTIQGVAYCHKQGCLHRDIKPENILLTAQGQVKLCDFGFARMLSPGENYTDYVATRWYRAPELLVGDTQYGTPVDVWAIGCVFAELVRGDALWPGRSDVDQLYLIRRTLGDLLPRHLAIFNQNEFFKGITLPVPPTLETLEAKMPSRTLANPLMMDFLKKCLDKDPAKRWSCERLATHPYFEDYITKQKEIEQTITLEQKQTGTRELKPKTSNTSLPQLPGTQESRVPQKNLFLRSDHHLPTI, encoded by the exons ATGGACAAATGGTTCGGGGAGAAACGGTTGTGGTTGTTTGGTAATCATTTACCGCTACTACCACGCAG CAATCTACCCTTCAGATGGACATCCGGCGAGTCGAAAGCGGAAGGAGTTATAAAAGCCATACAGGAAAG CATGTTCGTCCTGTCGACCCTGTTTTCCAGATCGCGCGGCAGCAGTAGGATGGACCGGTACGAGAAGCTAAGCCGGCTCGGCGAAGGATCGTACGGGGTGGTGTACAAGTGCCGGGACCGCGAGACGGGGTCGCTCGTCGCGGTCAAGCGCTTCGTCGAGTCGGAGGACGATCCGGCCATACGCAAGATCGCGCTGCGGGAGATACGCCTGCTGAAGAACCTGAAGCACCCGAACTTGGTCTGCCTGCTGGAGGTGTTCCGGCGGAAGCGTCGCCTTCATCTGGTGTTTGAGTTTTGCGAACACACCGTCCTGCACGAGCTGGAGCGACATCCGGAG GGCTGTCCAGATAATCTAACCAAGCAGATCACGTACCAAACCATCCAGGGTGTTGCCTACTGTCACAAGCAGGGTTGTCTGCACCGGGACATCAAGCCGGAAAACATCCTGCTTACGGCACAGGGACAGGTGAAGCTGTGCGATTTCGGTTTCGCTCGAATGCTTA GCCCCGGTGAAAATTATACAGACTATGTAGCAACGCGATGGTACCGAGCGCCGGAACTGCTGGTCGGCGACACACAGTACGGTACGCCGGTGGACGTGTGGGCCAtcgggtgtgtgtttgccgaGCTGGTGCGCGGTGATGCCCTCTGGCCCGGCCGCAGCGACGTCGATCAGCTCTACCTGATACGGCGCACACTCGGCGATCTACTACCTCGGCATCTGGCCATCTTCAATCAGAATGAGTTCTTCAAG GGTATAACGCTTCCCGTGCCACCGACACTGGAAACGCTCGAAGCCAAGATGCCATCCCGTACCTTAGCCAATCCGTTGATGATGGATTTTCTTAAG AAATGCTTGGACAAGGATCCCGCCAAACGCTGGTCCTGCGAGCGGTTGGCCACGCATCCGTACTTCGAAGACTACATCACCAAGCAGAAGGAGATCGAGCAGACGATTACGCTCGAGCAGAAGCAGACGGGCACGCGGGAACTGAAGCCGAAAACTTCGAACACCTCGCTACCGCAGCTACCCGGCACGCAGGAGTCGCGCGTCCCGCAGAAGAATCTGTTCCTGCGCTCCGACCACCACTTGCCAACCATCTAA
- the LOC120898868 gene encoding cyclin-dependent kinase-like 1 isoform X1, which translates to MFQGTTLAFVRSRTVLHSFPEQVVSGHCGCSSCCAASSHHPRDDWPAQRPAAYPPLTGPLAYGSMFVLSTLFSRSRGSSRMDRYEKLSRLGEGSYGVVYKCRDRETGSLVAVKRFVESEDDPAIRKIALREIRLLKNLKHPNLVCLLEVFRRKRRLHLVFEFCEHTVLHELERHPEGCPDNLTKQITYQTIQGVAYCHKQGCLHRDIKPENILLTAQGQVKLCDFGFARMLSPGENYTDYVATRWYRAPELLVGDTQYGTPVDVWAIGCVFAELVRGDALWPGRSDVDQLYLIRRTLGDLLPRHLAIFNQNEFFKGITLPVPPTLETLEAKMPSRTLANPLMMDFLKKCLDKDPAKRWSCERLATHPYFEDYITKQKEIEQTITLEQKQTGTRELKPKTSNTSLPQLPGTQESRVPQKNLFLRSDHHLPTI; encoded by the exons ATGTTCCAGGGCACAACGCTGGCATTCGTTCGGTCGCGCACGGTCCTGCACAGTTTTCCCGAGCAAGTAGTGTCCGGACACTGCGGCTGCAGTAGCTGCTGTGCTGCGTCTTCCCATCATCCGCGGGACGATTGGCCGGCACAGCGGCCGGCGGCTTACCCACCACTTACCGGCCCCCTCGCTTACGGCAGCATGTTCGTCCTGTCGACCCTGTTTTCCAGATCGCGCGGCAGCAGTAGGATGGACCGGTACGAGAAGCTAAGCCGGCTCGGCGAAGGATCGTACGGGGTGGTGTACAAGTGCCGGGACCGCGAGACGGGGTCGCTCGTCGCGGTCAAGCGCTTCGTCGAGTCGGAGGACGATCCGGCCATACGCAAGATCGCGCTGCGGGAGATACGCCTGCTGAAGAACCTGAAGCACCCGAACTTGGTCTGCCTGCTGGAGGTGTTCCGGCGGAAGCGTCGCCTTCATCTGGTGTTTGAGTTTTGCGAACACACCGTCCTGCACGAGCTGGAGCGACATCCGGAG GGCTGTCCAGATAATCTAACCAAGCAGATCACGTACCAAACCATCCAGGGTGTTGCCTACTGTCACAAGCAGGGTTGTCTGCACCGGGACATCAAGCCGGAAAACATCCTGCTTACGGCACAGGGACAGGTGAAGCTGTGCGATTTCGGTTTCGCTCGAATGCTTA GCCCCGGTGAAAATTATACAGACTATGTAGCAACGCGATGGTACCGAGCGCCGGAACTGCTGGTCGGCGACACACAGTACGGTACGCCGGTGGACGTGTGGGCCAtcgggtgtgtgtttgccgaGCTGGTGCGCGGTGATGCCCTCTGGCCCGGCCGCAGCGACGTCGATCAGCTCTACCTGATACGGCGCACACTCGGCGATCTACTACCTCGGCATCTGGCCATCTTCAATCAGAATGAGTTCTTCAAG GGTATAACGCTTCCCGTGCCACCGACACTGGAAACGCTCGAAGCCAAGATGCCATCCCGTACCTTAGCCAATCCGTTGATGATGGATTTTCTTAAG AAATGCTTGGACAAGGATCCCGCCAAACGCTGGTCCTGCGAGCGGTTGGCCACGCATCCGTACTTCGAAGACTACATCACCAAGCAGAAGGAGATCGAGCAGACGATTACGCTCGAGCAGAAGCAGACGGGCACGCGGGAACTGAAGCCGAAAACTTCGAACACCTCGCTACCGCAGCTACCCGGCACGCAGGAGTCGCGCGTCCCGCAGAAGAATCTGTTCCTGCGCTCCGACCACCACTTGCCAACCATCTAA